From a region of the Phragmitibacter flavus genome:
- a CDS encoding cation:proton antiporter family protein, with protein sequence MDAWLIAIAFFFGLVVQQLGLPPLVGFLVAGFVLKGLGWSGGEMLQTISDLGVTLMLFSIGLKLRLKSLLRPEIWLGTSLHTLITAGLFASIFLGLGILGLPMFGSLNWGTALLLAFALSFSSTVFAVKTLEGSGDMGALHGRVAVGILVMQDLLAVLFLTASTGKIPSWWAVGLLVALLALRPFLGWVMTRCGHGELIALCGLFLALVLGAKGFESVGLKADLGALFVGVLVGQFAKAKELSKSLIGITDLLLVGFFLSIGLEGLPEWRGVLVALLIVLLLPFKIALFFALLTRCHLRARTAWMGGLTLGSYSEFGLIVMALAVGKNWMPAEWLVVVAIALSLSILLAAPLNRKAELFYDRLSDWLHRFETTGQHPDDLPVTLNGEQIAIFGMGRVGLSAYQVMSNRFSGKVIGFDRDPAQVEIHREAGRNVVLADATDSDFWHRVQFKDQIELVVLAMPKHSANLHAAETLKRNDYQGVVAATAKFDDEMKELRALGLDTVFNLYNEAGAGFAQHVSKVFSQQRPDLVVPLKSKD encoded by the coding sequence ATGGACGCCTGGTTGATCGCCATTGCTTTTTTCTTTGGACTGGTGGTGCAGCAGCTCGGGCTGCCGCCACTGGTGGGGTTTCTTGTCGCCGGATTTGTGCTCAAGGGTCTGGGCTGGAGCGGTGGCGAGATGCTGCAAACCATCTCCGATCTCGGAGTGACGTTGATGCTGTTCTCCATTGGACTGAAACTTCGCCTGAAGAGCTTGTTGCGACCGGAAATCTGGCTAGGCACCTCGCTGCACACCCTGATCACGGCGGGTTTGTTTGCGTCGATCTTTCTGGGGCTTGGCATTTTGGGCTTGCCGATGTTTGGTTCATTGAACTGGGGCACGGCGTTGCTGCTGGCGTTTGCATTGAGTTTTTCCAGCACCGTGTTTGCCGTCAAGACGCTGGAAGGTTCCGGCGACATGGGCGCGTTGCACGGACGGGTGGCAGTGGGGATTTTGGTGATGCAGGATTTGCTCGCCGTGCTGTTTCTAACGGCTTCTACCGGCAAAATCCCGTCCTGGTGGGCGGTGGGCCTGCTTGTTGCCTTGCTCGCTTTGAGACCATTTCTCGGCTGGGTGATGACGCGCTGTGGTCACGGGGAACTGATTGCCCTGTGCGGACTTTTTCTTGCCCTAGTGCTGGGCGCGAAAGGGTTTGAATCGGTGGGGTTGAAGGCGGATCTCGGAGCTTTGTTTGTGGGGGTGTTGGTGGGGCAGTTTGCCAAGGCGAAAGAATTGTCAAAATCGCTGATCGGCATCACTGACCTGCTGCTGGTGGGATTTTTCCTCAGCATTGGGCTCGAAGGATTGCCGGAATGGCGTGGGGTGCTGGTGGCCCTGTTGATCGTGCTGTTGCTGCCATTCAAGATTGCGCTGTTCTTTGCCTTGCTGACGCGTTGCCATTTGAGGGCGCGCACGGCGTGGATGGGCGGATTGACCTTGGGATCTTACAGTGAGTTTGGGTTGATCGTGATGGCGCTGGCGGTGGGCAAGAACTGGATGCCGGCTGAGTGGCTGGTGGTGGTGGCGATTGCGCTTTCGTTGAGCATCCTGCTAGCCGCACCTTTGAACCGAAAGGCCGAGTTGTTTTATGACCGGCTCAGCGACTGGCTGCATCGCTTTGAAACGACGGGGCAGCATCCCGATGATCTGCCGGTGACGCTGAACGGGGAGCAGATTGCGATCTTCGGCATGGGACGCGTGGGTTTGTCGGCCTACCAGGTGATGAGCAACCGTTTTTCGGGAAAAGTGATCGGTTTTGATCGTGATCCCGCGCAGGTGGAAATTCACCGGGAGGCCGGACGGAATGTGGTGCTGGCGGATGCGACGGACTCCGATTTCTGGCATCGGGTGCAGTTCAAGGATCAGATTGAACTGGTCGTGCTGGCAATGCCCAAACACAGCGCCAACCTGCATGCCGCCGAGACGCTGAAACGCAATGACTATCAGGGAGTGGTCGCGGCCACTGCGAAGTTTGATGACGAGATGAAGGAGCTTCGCGCGCTGGGATTGGATACGGTTTTCAACCTCTACAACGAAGCCGGTGCGGGTTTTGCCCAGCACGTGAGCAAGGTATTTAGTCAGCAGCGTCCTGATTTGGTGGTGCCTTTGAAGTCAAAGGATTGA
- a CDS encoding sugar phosphate isomerase/epimerase family protein has product MERRNFLTFAASAAVGIGTATKSAAAETKAPTDATGSALRYQKGVSPWPICLDTATIRPATLDDKVKFAAEAGYDAIEPWDRELEAYEKEGGNLKDLGKKIKDLGLFVPSMIGLWNALPPTQEAFDASLVDTRRRMRMAADVGCEHVQVIGNTAGEDWDQKWVAARYRDLIEIGINEFNLRPALVFVKFQPIKTFGQAMGIALDSNHPKAMVIPDTFHMHISGGGFEALKHLKGDNIAIIQFADAPAAPVIDEMKDADRVYPGDGVLPLPAILKDLKATGFKGCVSLELYNPKYWEQDHLTVAKTGLEKTVEVIRKAGV; this is encoded by the coding sequence ATGGAACGCAGAAACTTTCTCACCTTCGCCGCCAGCGCCGCTGTCGGAATCGGCACTGCCACCAAATCTGCCGCTGCAGAAACCAAGGCTCCAACCGATGCCACTGGGTCGGCACTTCGTTATCAAAAAGGCGTCAGTCCCTGGCCAATCTGTCTCGACACCGCCACCATCCGGCCCGCCACTCTGGACGACAAAGTCAAATTCGCCGCTGAGGCCGGGTATGATGCGATTGAACCCTGGGATCGTGAACTGGAAGCCTACGAAAAAGAAGGCGGCAATCTCAAGGATCTCGGCAAAAAAATCAAAGATCTGGGTTTGTTTGTTCCCAGCATGATCGGACTCTGGAACGCCCTGCCTCCCACCCAGGAAGCCTTCGACGCCTCCCTGGTGGATACCCGCCGCCGCATGCGCATGGCGGCCGATGTCGGTTGCGAGCACGTCCAGGTCATCGGCAACACCGCTGGCGAGGATTGGGACCAAAAATGGGTGGCCGCCCGTTATCGCGACCTCATCGAAATCGGCATCAACGAATTTAACCTCCGTCCTGCCCTGGTCTTCGTAAAATTCCAGCCGATCAAAACCTTCGGACAGGCCATGGGCATTGCGCTGGATTCCAATCACCCCAAGGCCATGGTCATTCCAGACACCTTCCACATGCACATCAGCGGCGGTGGATTTGAGGCATTGAAACACCTGAAGGGCGACAACATTGCCATCATCCAATTTGCCGATGCGCCCGCCGCTCCGGTGATTGACGAGATGAAAGATGCCGACCGCGTTTATCCCGGCGATGGCGTTTTGCCACTCCCCGCGATTCTTAAAGACCTCAAGGCCACCGGATTCAAAGGCTGCGTTTCCCTCGAACTCTACAATCCGAAGTATTGGGAGCAAGACCACCTGACCGTCGCCAAAACCGGACTCGAAAAAACCGTCGAGGTCATCCGCAAGGCCGGGGTTTGA
- a CDS encoding tetratricopeptide repeat protein, translating to MSKTATILSAESERAQLVAQVILCSLATVCTVGVIWAVGQQDGKTGSVPRAMAPDNTVIAPEPEPVFTLPSVPPELTSSSIARESSILPPAAPFPQPAASITPPRVPAMPPTSLPPGRELKNPQIVEGVKVARLAREAGDTATALESLRAADLREPQHPEILSEMALTYEAMGLVDKAKALWRAILAMGEAQAGGYYMMAKNKMESIPMPSTPVNSSPIQLGDCEVLRTPHESGGERVTVRVPIVAAPGAVIDPGQMDIHVFLFEQVNDGERIEQVRAEAPQQRWASDPIDWTAPEGEILEITYDLAAPTPEELRNLGNRSFHGYIVKLFYQNKLSGEQSHPPTLQDFPPRSAPPAGLDNALFPK from the coding sequence ATGAGCAAAACTGCCACGATCCTCAGCGCCGAAAGCGAACGAGCCCAGCTCGTGGCGCAGGTGATTCTGTGCAGTCTGGCGACCGTTTGCACGGTGGGCGTGATTTGGGCGGTCGGCCAGCAGGATGGCAAAACAGGCTCCGTGCCTCGCGCTATGGCTCCCGACAACACCGTCATTGCGCCAGAGCCAGAACCCGTTTTCACCCTTCCCAGCGTGCCGCCAGAGCTGACATCGAGTTCAATCGCGCGTGAGTCATCGATTCTTCCTCCAGCTGCTCCCTTTCCCCAACCAGCGGCTTCGATCACTCCGCCTCGGGTGCCGGCGATGCCTCCGACGTCGCTTCCCCCCGGTCGCGAGCTGAAAAATCCTCAAATCGTTGAGGGCGTAAAGGTTGCGCGTCTCGCCCGCGAGGCTGGAGACACCGCCACTGCGCTCGAATCGCTGCGCGCTGCCGATCTGCGTGAACCGCAGCATCCAGAAATCCTCAGCGAAATGGCCCTGACCTATGAGGCCATGGGTCTCGTGGACAAGGCGAAAGCCTTGTGGCGTGCGATTCTTGCCATGGGCGAGGCCCAGGCAGGCGGCTACTACATGATGGCGAAGAATAAGATGGAGAGTATTCCGATGCCTTCGACTCCGGTGAACTCCAGTCCCATCCAGCTTGGCGACTGTGAGGTCCTGCGCACGCCGCATGAAAGTGGAGGTGAACGGGTGACGGTGCGCGTTCCCATCGTCGCCGCTCCCGGGGCGGTGATCGATCCAGGACAAATGGACATTCACGTGTTTCTTTTTGAGCAGGTGAACGATGGCGAACGTATCGAACAAGTGCGCGCGGAAGCTCCACAACAAAGATGGGCGAGCGATCCGATCGACTGGACCGCACCCGAAGGCGAAATTTTGGAAATCACTTATGACCTTGCAGCCCCTACTCCCGAAGAATTGCGCAACCTCGGCAACCGATCATTCCATGGATACATTGTGAAACTTTTCTATCAGAACAAACTCTCCGGCGAACAATCCCATCCGCCCACCTTGCAGGACTTCCCCCCCCGCAGCGCCCCTCCGGCTGGCCTGGACAATGCTCTCTTCCCCAAGTGA
- a CDS encoding 3-keto-disaccharide hydrolase, producing MKHGFFILVVWVGMMGVGAVLAEEAKANAVVLFDGKTLGDWKAHDAGGSGEVAVKDGELRIGRGESITGAVYQKAAELPVSDYEISLEAKRLDGLDFFVGLTFPVGDLKTCATLVMGGWGGSVTGLSSIDDMDASENSTGHYRRYEDNKWYAVRVQVTSETIKVFCDDEMIINADIKGKKVGLRYGSIEEFAPLSLTTYQTEAAIRNIKLRPLEKK from the coding sequence ATGAAGCACGGTTTTTTTATTTTGGTGGTTTGGGTGGGGATGATGGGCGTGGGCGCGGTTCTGGCAGAGGAGGCCAAGGCAAACGCTGTTGTGCTTTTTGATGGCAAAACACTGGGCGACTGGAAGGCTCATGATGCTGGAGGCAGCGGAGAGGTTGCGGTGAAGGACGGCGAACTGCGCATCGGGCGGGGCGAAAGCATCACCGGGGCGGTTTATCAAAAGGCGGCGGAACTGCCGGTTTCGGATTATGAAATTTCGCTGGAAGCGAAACGACTGGATGGCTTGGACTTTTTTGTGGGACTGACGTTTCCGGTCGGAGATTTGAAAACCTGCGCGACGCTGGTGATGGGCGGCTGGGGCGGCAGCGTGACGGGGCTTTCGAGCATTGATGACATGGATGCGTCGGAAAACTCCACGGGGCATTATCGACGTTATGAGGACAACAAATGGTATGCCGTGCGCGTGCAGGTGACTTCGGAAACCATCAAGGTTTTTTGCGACGACGAAATGATCATCAACGCCGACATCAAGGGCAAAAAGGTGGGGCTGCGTTACGGGTCCATTGAGGAATTTGCGCCTCTTTCCCTGACCACTTACCAAACCGAGGCGGCGATCCGGAACATCAAACTACGTCCACTGGAAAAAAAGTAG
- a CDS encoding metallopeptidase family protein, translated as MHPRLLRLAKTEVQRALERLPPEVREAAEECAVSFEDLAEALEGDDTLEEDILGLFEGFSRLDPLPGAPDEMPCIRLFLDSIWEHVGGNVRRYRREVRITWLHELGHYLGWGEEEVEALGLG; from the coding sequence ATGCATCCACGACTCCTGCGACTGGCAAAAACCGAAGTGCAGCGCGCTCTTGAACGTCTGCCCCCGGAGGTGCGGGAAGCGGCGGAGGAGTGCGCGGTCAGCTTTGAAGATTTGGCTGAGGCGCTGGAGGGAGACGACACTTTGGAAGAGGATATTTTGGGGTTGTTTGAGGGGTTTAGCCGGCTCGATCCCCTCCCGGGCGCTCCGGATGAGATGCCGTGCATCCGGCTGTTTTTGGACAGCATTTGGGAACATGTAGGCGGCAATGTCCGCAGATATCGTCGCGAAGTGCGTATCACCTGGCTGCATGAGCTTGGCCACTACCTCGGTTGGGGGGAGGAAGAGGTGGAGGCGCTCGGTTTGGGATGA
- a CDS encoding SUMF1/EgtB/PvdO family nonheme iron enzyme, whose product MRTEFAVVHESASAEDAVEIAQKLPQLDVLVAEGLLGEFTGFDLRDAIREKFPELHAVFTCRADVSAFREFIGDDPVLMEPIDERLLIEKIRALFPGDDGEPEIRFVPLVSKPPVAAIVPPTSPPPAPWLSPDRVVVPPAPAPAPAPAPMLSPLLAQSKPEPTPEPGPPMMATPELPPVSVALESVEEEEPPILKPGTVLGSYVIQERFYNERTTETYRALQQGVAREVALVLLKPEFANDKDTLVDFLERQRIKASISHHRIAPLYESVQSGPYQFYTRELPHGRTLQQWQASGRKFNEKILADLVAGVSDAMSYATQRGYHYRMLTARDIFIDSENNPSIVNVFRPAAAIPRDFASDTKRFIALLRPVADGPRSRHLLDDLGNDLEDWEELRERAHDFQEEFRERSLLKRADTKEAQDIQASQSATIPIWIYVLTALIIIGLIVGIFVRGKVEANGSAPPVQQVMTAIPAGPFGFQKNDRRTLPAFWIDTHEVTIGQYAEFLAALAADPSAAKRFNHPDQPPSKTTHQPALWDPCYTAATTGVLFNNQRVDLNTPVFGVDWWDAYAYAQWKGRRLPTEEEWEKAARGTDRRMYPWGNNADAKNANLGLDYLPKETTGGNIDGSNLWAPVNEIKLDVSPYGVIGMGGNVEEWTGTWASHPDFPDFKVPIVRGGHFALQKLGSILTDRTYPDTPETTSSTRGFRTASDTAPAPAQP is encoded by the coding sequence TTGCGCACAGAGTTCGCCGTGGTCCATGAGAGCGCGAGTGCTGAAGACGCGGTGGAGATTGCTCAAAAGCTGCCACAGCTCGATGTGCTGGTGGCCGAAGGGTTGCTGGGGGAATTTACTGGATTTGATCTCCGAGATGCCATCCGTGAAAAGTTTCCCGAGCTCCATGCAGTGTTTACCTGTCGGGCTGATGTTAGTGCGTTTAGGGAATTCATCGGCGACGATCCGGTGTTGATGGAACCTATCGACGAGCGGCTGCTGATTGAGAAAATTCGTGCCTTGTTCCCGGGTGACGACGGCGAGCCTGAAATTCGCTTCGTGCCATTGGTGTCGAAGCCTCCAGTCGCCGCCATTGTTCCACCGACATCACCTCCACCAGCGCCATGGTTGTCGCCGGACCGAGTAGTTGTGCCTCCCGCACCTGCGCCCGCTCCTGCACCTGCGCCAATGTTGAGTCCGTTGCTGGCTCAATCCAAACCGGAGCCAACGCCCGAACCCGGGCCGCCGATGATGGCCACCCCCGAACTGCCCCCCGTGTCCGTTGCTTTGGAAAGTGTCGAGGAGGAGGAACCGCCGATCTTAAAACCCGGGACGGTGTTGGGCAGTTACGTGATCCAGGAACGTTTCTACAACGAACGCACCACCGAAACCTACCGTGCCCTTCAGCAAGGGGTGGCCCGCGAAGTGGCGTTGGTGCTGCTGAAGCCGGAGTTTGCCAATGACAAGGACACGCTGGTGGATTTTCTCGAACGGCAACGCATCAAAGCCTCCATCAGCCATCACCGGATCGCGCCACTTTATGAGTCGGTGCAGTCCGGTCCCTACCAGTTCTACACCCGGGAGCTTCCGCATGGCCGCACCCTTCAGCAATGGCAGGCCAGTGGTCGCAAATTCAACGAAAAGATTCTCGCCGATCTTGTCGCCGGGGTGTCGGATGCGATGAGCTACGCCACCCAGCGCGGTTATCACTATCGCATGCTCACAGCGCGCGACATCTTCATCGACAGCGAGAACAATCCCAGCATCGTCAACGTTTTCCGACCTGCCGCAGCGATTCCTCGGGACTTTGCCTCCGACACCAAACGTTTCATCGCCCTGCTGCGTCCGGTCGCTGACGGCCCCAGGTCCCGCCATCTGCTTGACGATCTCGGCAACGATCTGGAGGACTGGGAGGAGTTGCGTGAACGCGCCCATGATTTCCAGGAGGAGTTTCGTGAGCGCAGTTTGTTGAAACGTGCCGACACCAAAGAGGCCCAGGACATCCAGGCCAGCCAGTCGGCCACCATTCCCATTTGGATATACGTTCTCACCGCGCTGATCATCATCGGCCTGATCGTGGGCATTTTTGTGCGGGGCAAAGTGGAGGCAAACGGTTCCGCGCCGCCCGTGCAGCAGGTGATGACGGCAATTCCTGCCGGTCCGTTCGGCTTCCAGAAAAACGACCGGCGCACGTTGCCTGCCTTTTGGATCGACACCCACGAAGTGACCATTGGCCAGTATGCCGAGTTCCTGGCAGCACTCGCGGCTGATCCATCGGCGGCGAAACGTTTCAACCATCCCGATCAACCCCCATCCAAAACCACCCATCAACCCGCCCTCTGGGATCCATGTTACACGGCGGCCACCACCGGCGTGTTGTTCAACAACCAGCGCGTGGATCTCAACACGCCGGTATTCGGTGTCGACTGGTGGGATGCCTACGCTTATGCGCAGTGGAAGGGCCGCCGTCTTCCCACCGAGGAGGAATGGGAGAAAGCCGCCCGCGGCACCGATCGTCGCATGTATCCCTGGGGCAACAACGCCGACGCCAAAAACGCCAATCTCGGGCTCGATTATCTGCCAAAAGAAACCACGGGTGGAAACATCGACGGATCAAACCTCTGGGCTCCCGTCAACGAAATCAAACTGGACGTCAGCCCCTACGGAGTCATTGGCATGGGCGGCAACGTGGAGGAATGGACCGGCACTTGGGCGAGTCATCCGGACTTCCCGGACTTCAAGGTTCCGATTGTTCGTGGCGGTCACTTTGCGCTACAAAAGCTAGGCAGCATCCTCACCGACCGCACCTATCCTGACACTCCCGAAACCACTTCATCGACCCGTGGATTCCGCACCGCGAGCGACACCGCACCTGCCCCTGCGCAGCCCTGA